A window from Mytilus galloprovincialis chromosome 8, xbMytGall1.hap1.1, whole genome shotgun sequence encodes these proteins:
- the LOC143043845 gene encoding transcription intermediary factor 1-beta-like, translated as MAQVASKTCDICVSGPGHHYCEQCDQLFCDGCKISHLRTKMTKNHTFLSGPNINPDVKQYCKEHDENFIYYCKECNSPICKICVIKKHKSHDFAEIKESTEGIKNEVKMVIDMKMRNLQSKIADIDQGTNTYQADVQKVIKAIKEEGRHLKEMIDKKVEGLIDTVKEKDRRNVQTLQSVGNELKTALDKAKEQQKVYQDTKGIKDTTKLLQKLKQIKSQIDQIEEMKIPIMPSVRYATKTVTEGEIGKLFGELTFG; from the coding sequence ATGGCTCAGGTAGCTTCTAAAACGTGTGATATTTGTGTTTCTGGACCTGGTCATCACTATTGTGAACAGTGTGACCAGTTGTTTTGTGATGGATGTAAAATATCTCATTTACGGACAAAGATGACAAAGAATCACACATTTCTAAGTGGTCCAAATATAAACCCCGACGTTAAACAATATTGTAAAGAACATGATgaaaactttatatattactgCAAGGAATGTAATTCGCCGATTTGTAAAATATGTGTgattaaaaaacacaaatcaCATGACTTTGCTGAAATCAAGGAATCAACTGAAGGAAtcaaaaatgaggtcaaaatgGTGATCGACATGAAGATGAGAAACCTGCAGTCAAAGATAGCAGATATAGACCAAGGTACCAATACATATCAAGCTGATGTACAGAAAGTTATCAAGGCTATAAAAGAGGAAGGCAGACACTTGAAAGAAATGATTGATAAGAAAGTAGAAGGTCTTATTGATACTGTAAAGGAGAAAGATAGAAGGAATGTTCAAACCTTACAGTCTGTTGGCAATGAGttaaaaacagctttggataAGGCAAAGGAGCAGCAGAAAGTTTATCAAGACACCAAGGGGATAAAAGATACTACGAAGTTGttacaaaaactaaaacaaataaagtCACAAATCGATCAAATAGAAGAAATGAAGATTCCTATTATGCCATCAGTCAGATATGCCACAAAGACAGTAACAGAGGGAGAAATAGGAAAACTGTTTGGGGAACTAACATTTGGGTAA